The proteins below are encoded in one region of Fibrella aestuarina BUZ 2:
- a CDS encoding VRR-NUC domain-containing protein — MQKVILQPRYYWHNFRYVLDFVRRLYGGLLNEAEHDFLDRFDALSVDAQCLYVRCSNRKGVFFRVNKFNYREINELPVTLDELIRAGFLERLSARHEGMGSEALDVFTKADLLALLPLEAEEIRALNKLKKEGVVRYALNELDFGEVVTSLTTRESVVKVAFEAEVMMLKFLFFGNRGSDMTEFVMRDMGMMNFEQYDDSKMTARFRNRKEVEDKLLISLTNEAFYDLKNAETPATDIYNWFLNWNETRPDLADIALPGYQKLVCRVGSFLERQKLPDEALSVYELTDRSPARERRARLLFRNGMADEALALLDEIAVTPQNAEERFFAQDFREKILGTAEKKRTRKATTRFLSEAESVDIPAAYRHHVEAGVMNYYLEQGYDAAFTENYPWRGLFGLVFWDIIYDANVSAIHHPLQRAPSDFYLPDFYLRREELMKKRLTELTSREAWRRHVGRTYNGKYGITNVLVDWNDELLSLVNQLIDLIDLEQLGLILLEMARNVREHTRGFPDLLIWNEAGEYSFVEVKSPTDHLGSQQLHWLQFFETIGVHGKVVRVIWAL, encoded by the coding sequence ATGCAAAAAGTCATCCTGCAGCCGCGTTATTACTGGCATAATTTCCGATACGTGCTCGATTTCGTGCGGCGGCTCTACGGCGGACTGCTCAACGAGGCCGAACACGATTTCCTCGACCGCTTCGATGCGCTCAGCGTCGACGCGCAATGCCTGTATGTACGATGCAGCAATCGCAAAGGTGTCTTCTTTCGGGTCAATAAATTCAATTATCGCGAAATAAACGAGCTACCGGTTACGCTCGACGAACTCATCCGGGCGGGATTTCTGGAACGGCTATCGGCCCGCCACGAAGGCATGGGCAGCGAGGCGCTCGACGTGTTTACCAAGGCCGACCTGCTGGCGCTGCTGCCCCTCGAAGCGGAGGAAATTCGGGCGCTCAACAAGCTGAAAAAGGAGGGCGTGGTGCGCTATGCCCTCAACGAACTCGATTTTGGCGAAGTCGTCACCAGCCTCACCACCCGCGAGTCCGTCGTGAAGGTGGCGTTCGAAGCCGAGGTGATGATGCTCAAGTTTCTGTTCTTCGGCAACCGCGGTTCCGACATGACCGAGTTTGTCATGCGCGACATGGGCATGATGAACTTCGAGCAGTATGACGACAGCAAGATGACAGCCCGGTTCCGCAACCGGAAAGAGGTTGAAGACAAGCTGCTTATCTCGCTGACCAACGAAGCGTTTTACGACCTGAAAAACGCCGAAACGCCCGCCACCGACATTTACAATTGGTTTCTGAACTGGAACGAAACCCGCCCCGACCTGGCCGACATCGCTCTGCCGGGTTACCAGAAGCTCGTTTGCCGCGTCGGGAGCTTTCTGGAACGCCAGAAACTCCCCGACGAAGCCCTGAGCGTCTACGAACTGACCGACCGCTCGCCCGCCCGCGAACGCCGCGCCCGGCTGCTGTTCCGCAACGGCATGGCCGACGAAGCGCTGGCGCTGCTGGACGAAATCGCCGTGACGCCGCAAAACGCCGAAGAACGCTTCTTCGCGCAGGATTTCCGGGAGAAGATATTGGGCACGGCCGAAAAGAAACGTACCCGAAAAGCCACCACGCGCTTTTTGTCGGAAGCCGAGAGCGTCGATATTCCGGCGGCTTACCGGCACCATGTCGAAGCGGGCGTGATGAACTACTACCTGGAGCAGGGTTACGACGCGGCCTTTACCGAAAACTACCCCTGGCGCGGGCTCTTCGGGCTCGTTTTCTGGGACATTATCTACGACGCCAACGTGTCGGCCATTCATCACCCGTTGCAACGCGCCCCATCAGACTTTTACCTGCCCGATTTCTACCTCCGCCGCGAAGAGTTGATGAAAAAGCGGCTAACCGAACTGACAAGCCGGGAGGCCTGGCGGCGGCACGTGGGACGTACTTATAACGGCAAATACGGCATCACCAACGTGCTCGTCGACTGGAACGACGAACTGCTGAGTCTCGTCAACCAACTCATCGACCTGATCGATCTGGAACAACTCGGCCTGATCTTGCTGGAAATGGCCCGCAACGTGCGCGAACACACCCGCGGCTTCCCCGACCTGCTCATCTGGAACGAAGCGGGCGAATACAGCTTCGTGGAGGTCAAGTCGCCCACCGACCACCTGGGCTCACAACAACTCCACTGGCTGCAATTTTTCGAGACCATCGGCGTGCACGGCAAAGTCGTGCGGGTGATCTGGGCGCTGTAA
- a CDS encoding DUF2157 domain-containing protein, which translates to MSPIDVLETLKARQLLPPEQADELARFERQRPLSVNYELRALLYVGILLLTAGLGLLIYEHYDEIGDVAIIGGITALCVVSFVFAWRNRPPLSPDPAPSRSTFGDYALLLACLLFLSLEGYAQYRFNVFGTRYGLATFLPAVLFLGLAYRFDHRGVLGMGLTALASWVGLTVRPLELRLRTNFFDEGTVLTAIGLGTLLIAVAMVFERRRIKPHFTDTILTFAGNLVLLALLAGIFNFGGRRWLYALTLFAVCGGYEWLARQRRSFLYTLMAMVYGYIGLTYLFFDVTDGLGWAADAYLLYVVLTGVAAVYYLIIRYQATVKELN; encoded by the coding sequence ATGTCCCCAATTGATGTGCTGGAAACCCTGAAAGCGCGGCAATTACTACCGCCTGAACAGGCCGACGAGCTAGCCCGATTTGAGCGGCAACGGCCCCTGTCGGTCAACTACGAACTGCGGGCACTGCTGTATGTGGGAATCCTGCTGCTGACGGCGGGGCTGGGGCTGCTGATCTACGAACATTACGACGAAATCGGTGACGTGGCTATTATTGGGGGCATCACGGCGCTGTGTGTGGTCAGTTTTGTGTTTGCCTGGCGCAACCGCCCGCCGCTCTCTCCCGATCCGGCACCGAGCCGATCGACATTTGGCGACTATGCGCTGTTGCTGGCGTGTTTGCTGTTTCTGTCGCTGGAAGGCTACGCGCAGTACCGGTTCAACGTGTTTGGCACCCGCTATGGGCTGGCCACGTTTCTGCCCGCCGTGCTGTTTCTGGGGCTGGCTTACCGCTTCGACCACCGGGGCGTGCTGGGTATGGGCCTCACGGCACTGGCGTCGTGGGTGGGCCTCACCGTGCGCCCGCTCGAACTGCGGCTGCGCACCAACTTTTTCGACGAAGGTACGGTGCTGACGGCGATTGGGCTGGGTACGTTGCTGATTGCGGTGGCGATGGTGTTCGAACGGCGGCGGATCAAACCGCATTTTACCGATACGATCCTGACGTTTGCCGGTAATCTGGTGTTGCTGGCGCTGCTGGCGGGCATCTTTAATTTCGGCGGGCGACGCTGGCTGTACGCACTGACCCTGTTTGCGGTGTGTGGAGGCTACGAGTGGCTGGCCCGTCAACGGCGGTCGTTCCTGTACACGCTCATGGCGATGGTGTATGGCTACATTGGCCTGACCTACCTGTTTTTCGACGTGACCGATGGCCTGGGCTGGGCGGCTGACGCCTACCTGCTGTATGTCGTGCTGACGGGCGTGGCGGCGGTTTATTACCTGATCATACGCTATCAGGCCACGGTAAAAGAGTTGAACTAA